The Fluviicola sp. genome segment CTACCTCTTTTTTGCCATCGGAGTTTATTTGCTGGGTGTTGCAACCGTTTATATGCAGCTGGAAAGCAATGTGCTCATGTATTTTTTTCCATTGACGCTTTCTATCGTACAGATTTACGGACGAAAAGAAACCTTTGGGCATTTGATCGTCTGGTGCATTATTTATTTCCTGACCATCAGTTTTTTGGTGATTTTCGGCCCGAAATATTACCCGGTTACGATCTATAGCTCGACGATGGAAACTTTGAAGGTTTTCAACGGACTCTTTGCATTCTTTTGCGGATTAATGCAGATCACGGTCATTACCTGGCTGAATATTCGTCAGGAAGAGCAAATACGGAATGTGATTGAAGAGAAACGACTCCTTTTGGCCGAGTTGTACCACCGGGTGAAAAACAACCTGAACATTGTCACCAGCCTGATCAATATTAAAAAGAACAATTCGAATTCCCAGGAAGTGATAGATGCTCTGGAAGATTGCAGAGGGCGTGTGTATTCAATGGCGTTGGTACATCAGCAAATGTATTCCGGGTCGAAAGTCGGGAATTTGAACATGATGAGTTACCTGGTCGAATTGATACGAAACGTGGAGCATGCTTTCGGCGGTGATGCAGACGTCATACTGGAAGTCGATTCCGACGAATTGATCGTACCCATTTCCAAAGCAGTGCCCATAGGTTTGATCATGAATGAGTTGATTACCAATTCGTACAAACATGCCATGGTACCTGAAAGGAAATTAATCGTTAAGATCCATGTGACCCAAATCGGTCATTCATTGCAGGTCGAAGTGACGGATAACGGACCGGGAATTAAATCGGGGAAAGAACTCAATCAATCACTCGGTTTT includes the following:
- a CDS encoding sensor histidine kinase, with protein sequence MIGTFNVIASFIIFQFIGFQFLNLHLLVVLGLAATIFLLNYRGMFILASYLFFAIGVYLLGVATVYMQLESNVLMYFFPLTLSIVQIYGRKETFGHLIVWCIIYFLTISFLVIFGPKYYPVTIYSSTMETLKVFNGLFAFFCGLMQITVITWLNIRQEEQIRNVIEEKRLLLAELYHRVKNNLNIVTSLINIKKNNSNSQEVIDALEDCRGRVYSMALVHQQMYSGSKVGNLNMMSYLVELIRNVEHAFGGDADVILEVDSDELIVPISKAVPIGLIMNELITNSYKHAMVPERKLIVKIHVTQIGHSLQVEVTDNGPGIKSGKELNQSLGFELIRSLCEQIDASIIVGKNGGEDSGTNIRIKVIDYSEKTQLFV